The Fodinibius saliphilus genomic interval TTTCTCATAAAATTCATTAAACGTCGAAGACATGTTATCTAGGATGCAATATTTAGGTTACTGGATTCGTGTCACGCATCTAAAATCATCATTCGTACCAAAGAACAACGCCCGCAAAAGTGGCGCCACAGTTTTGAACTTGGTGTTCAATGCCGATCGATTTAATCTCCTTCAATACCCGATTACGATAATCAAAAGCATCAATAACCATTTGTTTTACAATTTCTTCTACATTTTCTAAGCGACCGTGATCCTCATACTCCATAATTACACCAGGCTGGGTTTCATCCTCAGGAATACCCACAGCAACAGCTGAGGAGATATACCGCCCCGGTGTTGCCGAATCAATATGGGCATACGCCAATGGAATCAATCCCCCGGCCGGCAGATCAATATCATCAACAGGGCGTTGAGCCGCTTTGGGGGGTAAAATACTGCTCATTCTCATAAGGTTGGTATCTCCCACCCCGGCATTCAGCAAGGCATTATCAAACGCATTCAATTTTGTGCGTCCTTCTGATGCCCCTTTTACCAGGCAATAGATATTCGGTGTTTTCACCATCATTTTGTTCTTAACTGTAGCATTTGGTGCTAATTTTGACATACCTATTATCTATTCCTCCATCATTTCTTGCTGAGGTTTATGCAACAACTTCTCACCCGCCTGGGGTTTAACCAAGCCCCGTTTTATCTCTCTGCTGGATATGGTTTCGGCCCCAAACTCTTTTTTAAGTATATCTCTTATAACCATAGGATCAATCGTATCCCCACAAGTAAAAATATCGATAGCAGCATAGTCATATTCCGGCCAGCTATGAATTGAAACATGAGATTCTGCAATTACAACCACCCCGCTTACC includes:
- the speD gene encoding adenosylmethionine decarboxylase — its product is MDALGRHILVELYNCETDKINDTSFIESNMIAATRASGATIVSHDFHKFSPHGVSGVVVIAESHVSIHSWPEYDYAAIDIFTCGDTIDPMVIRDILKKEFGAETISSREIKRGLVKPQAGEKLLHKPQQEMMEE
- a CDS encoding pyruvoyl-dependent arginine decarboxylase — protein: MSKLAPNATVKNKMMVKTPNIYCLVKGASEGRTKLNAFDNALLNAGVGDTNLMRMSSILPPKAAQRPVDDIDLPAGGLIPLAYAHIDSATPGRYISSAVAVGIPEDETQPGVIMEYEDHGRLENVEEIVKQMVIDAFDYRNRVLKEIKSIGIEHQVQNCGATFAGVVLWYE